GCGGTTTCCGAGTTCTGGAACGCGAACGTCGCGAAAGCTCCGACCAGGATCACGACGAAACTCCACCGGGCGAGCCAGCGGATGTCCATCGGACGGTCGGGCTTCGAGGGTTGTGCCTGCTGTGGTGAGTCTTGCGTCATTTGGCTGCTCCTGTCGTATTCGACTGCTCTGCTTTATCCGCCGGGCTTGTCCTGGTCGCTCCCGGCTGGAGACTGGGTAATCGGTAGAGAACCCTGGAAGAAGGTCCGCACGGTTGGGTAGGCCAGCTCGACCGTCGGATCGGCGGCGATCGCATCGAGTATCGACCGCCAGATGAGCTCCTCGGTCCCCCTCCTTCTGCGGGCGTCGACCAGGAAGCGGCCGGTGAGCAGCACGCCGCTGTCTCGCACCGTCATGTAGACAATGGGCGTGATCGCACCGATCTTGATCTGGTAGCGCCGGGCGGTCGATCGGATCTGCATCTCGGCGGCCCGGTCCAGCTTGGGAGCGTGTTCTGCAAGGGCGGCGTTGAGCATCGCTTCGGCTGCCCGCCAGTTAGATTCGAAGGTCACCAGGAACGGCAGCTCGTGCCAGATGTACTCAAACCCTTCGGTGTAGTTGGCGATGGGGGTGGTGAATACGTTGCCGTTCGGGATGTGTATCAGCCTGCCCGTGGACTGGTCGGCGTCGACCCAGTTGCCGACTTCCATGAGGGAGAAACGGAAGAGGCGGATGTCCACGACATCTCCCCGGACTTCATTGATCTCGATGCGATCGCCGACCTTGAACGGCCGCCTGGTGAGCAGGTACATCCAGCCTGCCATGTTCTTGAGAACGTCTGATAAGGCGATCGCAATACCGGCCGACACGAGCCCCAGGTAGGTGGCCACGTTGTCGAAGGCATCGAGCCAGATCCATGTCAGGCCGAGAATGCCGATGATCGTCACCGTGTAGGTGGTCAGCTTGGTGGACCGGTACCCGGCCTCCCCGTCGTCGAGGCGCTGATGGATACTGCGCAGAATCAGGAACCGGACGACGAAGAGCACCACCAGCGTGACAAACGAAGCCAGGAGTTTGCCCTGTAAGTCGGCGGCGATACCCAGGTTCTCGGTGATCCAGGTCACAGGGGCGCTCCCAACCAGGAACGCATGATCTCCTGTTCGAGACGACCTTTTTCGTAGAACGGTGAAGGGAAGCGCACGGTGAGCGCAACGTCGGTTGAGCCGCTGCTCTCCATGACGACGATCGGATCGACTGAGGGCAGGTCGAGGGAA
This window of the Acidimicrobiia bacterium genome carries:
- a CDS encoding lipopolysaccharide assembly protein LapA domain-containing protein encodes the protein MTQDSPQQAQPSKPDRPMDIRWLARWSFVVILVGAFATFAFQNSETATVEFFGWSFDTPIILLLVGAAVVGIVIWELAGAFRRRRRTEH
- a CDS encoding mechanosensitive ion channel, which produces MTWITENLGIAADLQGKLLASFVTLVVLFVVRFLILRSIHQRLDDGEAGYRSTKLTTYTVTIIGILGLTWIWLDAFDNVATYLGLVSAGIAIALSDVLKNMAGWMYLLTRRPFKVGDRIEINEVRGDVVDIRLFRFSLMEVGNWVDADQSTGRLIHIPNGNVFTTPIANYTEGFEYIWHELPFLVTFESNWRAAEAMLNAALAEHAPKLDRAAEMQIRSTARRYQIKIGAITPIVYMTVRDSGVLLTGRFLVDARRRRGTEELIWRSILDAIAADPTVELAYPTVRTFFQGSLPITQSPAGSDQDKPGG